Below is a window of Virgibacillus sp. NKC19-3 DNA.
TAACATGATTACCGTGGATGGTGATTCCAGTACAAACGATATGGTTCTGGTTCTAGCGAATGGACGGAAGAATAATAGACGCTTAGATGAATCGCATCCAGAGTGGTCTGCTTTTTTACAAGCATTCCAGCATGTGTGTGAGGGATTAGCGAAGCAGATTGCTAGAGACGGCGAAGGGGCAACCAAGCTAATTGAAGTGAACGTAAGTGGGGCGCCTTCAGAAGAAGTGGCAAGTCAAGTAGCGAAAGCAGTTATTTCTTCCAATCTTGTAAAGACTGCTGTTTATGGAACGGACCCCAATTGGGGACGAATTATAACTGCTGTAGGATATAGTGAGCAGCCAATAGATCCGGATAAAGTGTCCGTTTCTCTTGGGGATATTATGGTCGTAAAAGATGGGCTCCCTGTAGAGTTTGAGGAGATGCGCGGGAAGCAGTATCTGGAAAATGAAACAGTAGCGTTGAATGTAGACCTACAAAACGGCTCACACGTAGCAACTGCCTGGGGCTGTGATTTAACCTATGATTATGTCAAAATTAATGCTTCTTATCGGACGTGAGGTGATCGTGATGGAATCTGTTATTGTTTTAAAAGTAGGAGGCAGTATCTTGGAAAAGCTTCCGGATTCCTTTTATGAAATGATAGTAGAATTAAAAAACTCCGGGATTTGTGAACCTGTCATTGTTCATGGTGGCGGACCCGAGATTAATAGACTTTTAACCCAACTGGAAGTAAAAAGTCCATTCGTCGATGGCCTTCGTGTAACGACGAAAGAAGTATTGGATGTGGCGGAGATGGTGATGAGCGGATCGATCAATAAAAGAATTGTCGCCAATCTGCAAAAAGCTGGTGGAACAGGCTTTGGTATAAGTGGAGTGGATTACTCCCTTTTAGAGGCAAGACCATTCGATTCTACGGGGGACCTAGGTTATGTTGGAGAAGTTGCCAATGTAAATAATGCATGGTTAAAAATGAACATGAGCCATGGAGGAATTCCAGTTATTTCACCAATCGGTATGGATGAATCAGGACAGCGATATAACATTAATGGAGATATGGCTGCAGCGGCTGTAGCACAAAGCCTGAAAGGAAAGCTAGCTCTAATCAGTGATATTCCTGGTGTTATGGAAACCATT
It encodes the following:
- the argB gene encoding acetylglutamate kinase, with amino-acid sequence MIMSKLMLLIGREVIVMESVIVLKVGGSILEKLPDSFYEMIVELKNSGICEPVIVHGGGPEINRLLTQLEVKSPFVDGLRVTTKEVLDVAEMVMSGSINKRIVANLQKAGGTGFGISGVDYSLLEARPFDSTGDLGYVGEVANVNNAWLKMNMSHGGIPVISPIGMDESGQRYNINGDMAAAAVAQSLKGKLALISDIPGVMETIDGKQMIHTKLTKQQIESKIASGVIYGGMIPKIRSALNSLSAGASESVILNGLIPADLKNYMEGKEAGTKVIIDKEAHHV